The Flavobacterium psychrophilum genome includes a region encoding these proteins:
- a CDS encoding enoyl-CoA hydratase: protein MMYENILTEQTGGLAVITINRPTKLNALNRATITELHEAFKALNADATVRVIIVTGSGEKAFVAGADIAEFSSFTIEEGQKLAALGQELLFDLVQNLSTPVIAAVNGFALGGGLELAMAAHFRVASDNAKMGLPEVSLGVIPGYGGTQRLPQLVGKGRAMEMIMTAGMVSAEEAKAYGLVNHVVPQAELLDFCKGIAAKIMKNSPVAIGRAIEAINANYEDGVNGYNVEVTAFGESFGTADFKEGTTAFLEKRRAEFSGK from the coding sequence ATGATGTACGAAAACATACTTACAGAGCAAACCGGCGGGCTTGCCGTAATTACAATTAACAGGCCTACAAAACTTAATGCGCTTAACAGGGCTACAATTACAGAACTTCACGAAGCATTTAAGGCATTAAATGCTGATGCGACAGTTAGAGTTATTATTGTTACCGGAAGCGGAGAAAAAGCTTTTGTTGCCGGTGCAGATATTGCCGAATTTTCGAGCTTTACAATAGAAGAAGGTCAAAAACTTGCCGCATTAGGACAGGAGCTATTATTTGATTTGGTACAGAACCTGTCTACACCTGTTATTGCGGCAGTAAACGGATTTGCTCTGGGTGGAGGTCTTGAGCTGGCTATGGCAGCACATTTCAGGGTAGCGTCAGATAATGCTAAAATGGGTCTGCCTGAAGTTTCTCTTGGGGTTATTCCCGGGTACGGAGGTACACAGCGTTTGCCGCAGCTTGTAGGTAAAGGACGTGCTATGGAAATGATAATGACAGCGGGTATGGTTTCTGCTGAAGAGGCTAAAGCATACGGATTGGTAAACCACGTAGTACCTCAGGCAGAACTGCTTGACTTCTGTAAAGGTATTGCAGCTAAAATTATGAAGAACTCTCCGGTTGCTATAGGCCGTGCTATAGAAGCTATAAATGCTAATTACGAAGACGGTGTTAACGGTTATAATGTAGAGGTTACCGCTTTTGGCGAATCTTTTGGGACTGCCGATTTTAAAGAAGGTACCACAGCATTTCTTGAAAAGAGAAGAGCTGAGTTTTCTGGGAAATAA
- a CDS encoding histidine kinase: protein MKEKFKIKRWSLRTRIFLSMIFITLIASLLIAAVSIYQFKKEAKDYHQDRLERKEAAIKAHINYILANTTYPLTTENLPLIFRERIHELSNIHGMEINIYDLNGHLLKSSKAAFSVDTINTSIPEPILKVIRSTAEKRYVDLRVSNENKRFRSSFSYIKDTKFKPLGILNLPYIEDDGFLDKELNNFFTRFFQVYSFMLLTSIIIAYFLSSYITKSIKEVSDKIKETRLAEVNEKIDMGDTPQEISLLVDAYNNLVDDLETSATKLAQSEREQAWREMAKQVAHEIKNPLTPMRLTVQSFQRRFDPQHPDIRQKLDEYSSTLIQQIDTMSSVASAFSSFASMPAQQNETLNVVKIVQLALEIFNENYITYHADETHIITRMDRTQLIRIITNLVKNATQAIAEDEVNPMVDVRVFREGGMAKISVKDNGKGISVENKSRIFEPKFTTKNSGMGLGLGIIKNIVENYHGTITFESRVDAGTEFLVTLPITNAQGNEEEDKQQTDIQP from the coding sequence AGTTTAAAAAAGAAGCTAAAGATTACCACCAGGACAGGCTGGAGCGTAAGGAGGCTGCCATCAAGGCACACATCAATTATATTCTTGCAAATACCACCTATCCGCTTACTACAGAGAATCTTCCGCTTATCTTCCGTGAACGCATTCACGAACTTTCCAACATCCACGGAATGGAAATTAACATCTACGACCTTAATGGACATTTGCTTAAATCCAGTAAAGCGGCTTTTTCGGTAGATACTATAAACACATCCATACCAGAACCAATACTGAAAGTTATACGATCCACTGCCGAGAAACGCTATGTAGACTTGCGTGTAAGTAATGAAAACAAACGTTTCAGGTCGTCTTTTAGTTATATAAAAGATACAAAGTTTAAGCCATTAGGGATATTAAACCTGCCGTATATTGAAGACGATGGCTTTCTGGATAAAGAGCTTAACAACTTCTTTACGCGTTTCTTTCAGGTATATTCGTTTATGTTGCTTACGTCAATAATCATTGCTTATTTCTTATCCAGTTATATTACAAAATCTATAAAGGAAGTCAGCGACAAGATTAAAGAAACACGCCTAGCTGAAGTGAACGAGAAAATTGACATGGGTGACACACCACAGGAAATTAGCCTGTTGGTTGATGCTTATAACAACCTTGTAGATGACCTTGAAACCAGTGCTACCAAATTAGCACAAAGCGAACGTGAACAGGCATGGCGCGAAATGGCAAAACAGGTAGCCCACGAGATTAAAAACCCGCTTACGCCTATGCGCTTAACAGTGCAAAGCTTTCAGCGCAGGTTTGACCCTCAGCATCCCGATATAAGGCAAAAGCTTGATGAATATTCGAGTACGCTTATACAGCAGATAGACACCATGAGCTCGGTGGCTTCGGCATTTTCGAGTTTTGCCTCTATGCCGGCACAGCAAAACGAAACCCTTAATGTGGTGAAGATCGTTCAGCTTGCGCTGGAAATTTTCAACGAGAATTATATTACCTACCATGCCGATGAAACGCACATTATTACACGCATGGACAGGACACAGCTGATACGTATTATAACAAATCTTGTTAAGAATGCAACACAGGCTATAGCTGAAGATGAGGTTAACCCGATGGTTGATGTGAGGGTTTTCCGCGAAGGCGGTATGGCAAAAATTTCTGTTAAAGATAACGGAAAGGGTATAAGTGTAGAAAACAAGAGCCGTATTTTTGAGCCGAAGTTTACCACTAAAAACAGTGGTATGGGACTAGGACTGGGTATTATAAAAAACATCGTTGAAAACTATCACGGTACAATTACTTTTGAAAGCCGTGTTGACGCGGGTACCGAATTTTTGGTTACCCTGCCTATTACCAATGCCCAGGGCAACGAAGAAGAAGACAAACAACAAACAGATATACAACCATGA